The Candidatus Thermoplasmatota archaeon genome has a segment encoding these proteins:
- the dapA gene encoding 4-hydroxy-tetrahydrodipicolinate synthase yields the protein MKDISGVYAALVTPFDKKEALNEHAFRELINAVIGNLDGILVCGTTGEFEYLSFEERKRIYGIAREEVNKGKLAIAGTGAPSTRQVIELTRYAEEIGMDACLIVAPYFIKPSDKGLYEHFYQISRAVDLPIIIYNIPQTTGYYISRRVVEDLAELDNIIAVKDSSGNLTYTLELLEKVKSKINILIGHDEVVLPALASGCSGMILGSAQVFPEIWQALYKSLKDGNLALAQELQLKVQKLTRIFCRYGNMVPIKYALRLLGLNVGRARTPLKEGGVILHEDREEIKLELEKIGKLKIEELIIEGEKIPLEERFKELGVSSDIIRNYKLFAGTGAAGAGRERVAVDILAGKKNSPLARAFAKQFLYLRKGYEALPAILEPNLSVKPSTLIIPAVELRNLRQANIIYGPCQSAIAKAVIDSVEDSIIEQAEIDDYIMLAKVFVQPNALDRKILYHNFYLAAKQAIENAFKLKL from the coding sequence ATGAAAGATATTTCGGGCGTTTACGCAGCGTTAGTCACGCCATTTGATAAAAAAGAAGCGCTCAATGAGCATGCTTTTAGAGAGCTTATTAATGCTGTGATTGGCAATCTAGATGGAATATTAGTCTGCGGCACGACCGGCGAATTCGAATATCTAAGTTTTGAAGAAAGGAAACGCATTTACGGTATTGCTAGAGAAGAAGTTAACAAAGGAAAACTTGCAATTGCCGGTACCGGCGCGCCTTCTACGAGACAGGTAATAGAGCTGACAAGATATGCAGAAGAAATAGGTATGGATGCTTGCTTGATTGTAGCACCTTACTTTATAAAGCCTTCTGATAAAGGTTTATATGAGCATTTCTATCAAATTTCTAGGGCTGTGGATTTGCCTATAATAATCTACAATATTCCTCAAACTACAGGTTATTACATTTCTAGAAGAGTTGTAGAAGATCTTGCAGAACTTGATAATATTATTGCAGTCAAAGATTCTTCAGGCAATCTTACCTATACTTTAGAGCTTTTAGAAAAAGTAAAATCAAAAATAAATATTTTAATTGGTCATGATGAGGTAGTATTACCTGCACTTGCAAGTGGCTGTAGCGGTATGATTTTGGGCAGTGCACAGGTATTTCCTGAAATATGGCAAGCTTTGTATAAATCTTTAAAAGATGGTAATTTAGCACTTGCGCAGGAGCTGCAATTAAAAGTACAAAAGTTGACAAGAATATTTTGCAGATATGGCAACATGGTACCAATAAAATACGCTTTGAGATTACTTGGGTTAAATGTAGGTAGAGCGAGAACGCCTCTAAAAGAGGGCGGAGTTATTTTGCACGAGGATAGAGAGGAGATAAAATTAGAGCTTGAGAAAATTGGCAAGCTAAAAATAGAAGAGTTAATTATTGAAGGAGAAAAAATACCGCTAGAAGAAAGATTTAAAGAGCTTGGCGTGTCAAGTGATATAATTCGGAATTATAAATTATTTGCAGGCACTGGAGCTGCAGGAGCTGGTAGAGAAAGAGTAGCGGTTGATATTTTGGCAGGTAAAAAAAACTCGCCTTTAGCTAGAGCTTTTGCTAAACAATTTCTTTATCTTAGAAAAGGTTATGAAGCCTTACCTGCAATTTTAGAGCCTAACCTTTCAGTCAAGCCCTCCACATTGATTATCCCCGCTGTAGAGCTTAGAAATCTTAGGCAGGCTAATATTATCTACGGCCCTTGCCAAAGCGCTATCGCAAAAGCAGTAATAGATAGTGTGGAAGATTCCATAATTGAGCAAGCTGAAATTGATGATTATATTATGCTTGCGAAAGTATTTGTCCAGCCTAACGCGCTAGACAGAAAAATTTTGTATCATAATTTTTATCTGGCTGCGAAGCAAGCGATTGAGAATGCGTTCAAATTAAAACTATGA
- the dapA gene encoding 4-hydroxy-tetrahydrodipicolinate synthase — protein MKKLSWLKGIFPALVTPFKSNEDLDEEALRKLVNYLMKDVNGFVATGTTGEFVYLSEEERMKVIEWVVDEVANKKPVIAGTGASSTKQTIELTKYAKDVGAKAALVVTPYYFNSSYKEIYEHYEKLNELDFPIILYNLPQATGVNKEWWTVEGLAELENIVGIKDSSGNFPFLASLFEKVGNKISIVCGYDEIGMAALASGADALILASANLIPDVWQDIYKAVQRKDLEKARALQQRIQKLVRIICRTCAHEAVKSGLEIIGIEVGKSRRPTMPGDAFRKEDLEELRIELENLGKIKAREIKYGLKDKIIKTKFPAITQHEK, from the coding sequence ATGAAGAAACTATCTTGGCTTAAAGGTATATTTCCTGCGCTAGTAACGCCTTTCAAATCAAATGAAGATTTAGATGAAGAAGCGCTTAGAAAGTTAGTTAATTATCTGATGAAAGATGTGAACGGCTTCGTTGCTACCGGCACTACTGGCGAATTTGTATATTTAAGTGAAGAGGAGAGAATGAAGGTAATAGAATGGGTAGTTGATGAGGTTGCCAATAAAAAGCCTGTAATTGCTGGCACAGGCGCTAGTTCTACAAAACAAACAATTGAGCTAACAAAGTATGCAAAGGACGTTGGTGCTAAAGCTGCACTTGTTGTTACTCCTTACTATTTCAATTCTTCTTATAAAGAAATTTACGAACATTACGAAAAGCTGAATGAGCTCGATTTCCCTATCATACTCTACAACCTACCCCAAGCTACTGGAGTGAATAAAGAATGGTGGACTGTAGAAGGTTTAGCAGAGCTGGAAAATATTGTGGGAATAAAAGATTCAAGCGGTAATTTTCCGTTCTTGGCTTCGTTATTTGAGAAAGTAGGCAATAAAATCTCCATAGTATGCGGCTACGATGAAATAGGCATGGCTGCATTAGCAAGCGGTGCAGATGCTCTCATTTTGGCTAGCGCTAATTTAATTCCAGACGTATGGCAAGATATCTACAAAGCTGTTCAGCGCAAGGATTTGGAGAAGGCTCGTGCGTTGCAACAAAGAATCCAGAAATTAGTTAGAATTATATGCAGAACCTGTGCTCATGAAGCTGTAAAGAGCGGTCTTGAGATTATTGGTATTGAAGTAGGTAAATCGCGCAGGCCAACAATGCCTGGCGATGCCTTTAGAAAAGAAGATTTAGAGGAGTTAAGAATAGAGCTTGAGAATTTAGGTAAAATCAAAGCTCGAGAGATAAAATACGGGCTAAAAGATAAGATTATCAAGACAAAATTTCCAGCTATTACTCAACATGAAAAAA
- a CDS encoding formaldehyde-activating enzyme, producing the protein LKDKIIKTKFPAITQHEKIKFSELKVGEGFASPPIFELAHIDLLLDCKGSALELAIQESLKEAKEKLRIINKEPLTFLVPTVTIRTKSQEELVYNYAAEGVNKAIDASIKDGLLPKELCKELVILVNAFVHPSAVNKKRVVLNNYKAMRYALRKAIEGRPTLEELFYEKESARHPFRYTP; encoded by the coding sequence GGCTAAAAGATAAGATTATCAAGACAAAATTTCCAGCTATTACTCAACATGAAAAAATAAAATTTTCTGAGCTGAAGGTCGGCGAAGGTTTTGCATCTCCTCCTATTTTCGAGCTTGCGCATATAGACCTTTTATTGGATTGTAAAGGTAGCGCATTAGAGCTTGCAATTCAAGAATCTTTAAAAGAGGCCAAAGAAAAGCTAAGAATTATCAATAAAGAGCCTCTCACTTTTTTAGTCCCCACAGTAACAATTCGTACTAAGTCGCAAGAAGAGCTTGTTTATAACTACGCAGCTGAAGGTGTTAATAAAGCAATCGATGCAAGTATAAAAGATGGACTGTTGCCAAAAGAGCTTTGTAAAGAGCTTGTGATTCTGGTAAACGCCTTTGTGCATCCTTCTGCAGTAAATAAGAAAAGAGTTGTTTTGAATAATTACAAAGCTATGCGATACGCGCTGAGAAAAGCAATAGAAGGAAGACCAACATTAGAAGAGCTGTTCTACGAGAAAGAGTCTGCACGGCATCCTTTTAGGTACACGCCTTGA